The following proteins are co-located in the Perognathus longimembris pacificus isolate PPM17 chromosome 25, ASM2315922v1, whole genome shotgun sequence genome:
- the Fgfr4 gene encoding fibroblast growth factor receptor 4 isoform X2, which yields MQGLCQQKHSCSRNSFSPSPVLGRRSVGSPDWISRHTHQSIRKEMRLVLALLGVLLWAPGVLALALEASEETEPEPCLASSLEKQEQELLVAVGQAVRLCCGQAERGGHWYKEGSRLAPAGRVRGWRGRLEIASFLPEDAGHYFCLARGSMTVLHNLTLLADVDSLTLSNDDEDPKAPEDSSNGHVYPQQAPYWTHPQRMEKKLHAVPAGNTVKFRCPAAGNPMPTISWLKDGQTFHGENRIGGIRLRHQHWSLVMESVVPSDRGTYTCIVENSVGSIRYSYLLDVLERSPHRPILQAGLPANTTAVAGSDVELLCKVYSDAQPHIQWLKHIVINGSSFGADGFPYVQVLKTADINSSEVEVLYLRNVSAEDAGEYTCLAGNSIGLSYQSAWLTVLPEEDVTWTAVTPGSKYTDIVLYASGAFILAVLLLLAGLCRGQTLHGRHPRQPATVQKLSRFPLARQFSLESGSSGKSSSSLVRGVRLSSTGPPLLAGLVNLDLPLDPLWEFPRDRLVLGKPLGEGCFGQVVRAEAFGMDPAQPDQTSTVAVKMLKDNASDKDLADLVSEMEVMKLIGRHKNIINLLGVCTQEGPLYVIVECAAKGNLREFLRARRPPGPDLSPDGPRSSEGPLAFPALVSCAYQVARGMQYLESRKCIHRDLAARNVLVTEDNVMKIADFGLARGVHHIDYYKKTSNGRLPVKWMAPEALFDRVYTHQSDVWSFGILLWEIFTLGGSPYPGIPVEELFSLLREGHRMDRPPNCPAELYGLMRECWHAVPSQRPTFKQLVEALDKVLLAVSEEYLDLRLTFGPYAPSSGDASSTCSSSDSVFSHDPLPLGPAPFPFPGVQTGTGA from the exons CAGAGCCCTGCTTGGCCTCTAGTCTGGAGAAGCAAGAGCAGGAACTGCTGGTGGCTGTCGGACAAGCTGTGCGGCTGTGCTGTGGGCAGGCTGAGCGTGGTGGCCACTGGTACAAAGAGGGCAGTCGCTTGGCACCTGCTGGCCGGGTACGGGGCTGGAGGGGCCGCCTGGAGATTGCCAGCTTCCTGCCTGAGGATGCCGGCCACTACTTCTGCTTGGCCCGTGGGTCCATGACCGTCCTGCACAATCTCACCTTGCTTGCAGATG TAGACTCCTTGACCCTCAGCAATGATGATGAGGACCCAAAAGCCCCTGAGGACTCCTCAAACGGCCATGTCTACCCCCAGCAAG caccctACTGGACACACCCCCAGCGCATGGAGAAGAAACTGCACGCAGTGCCTGCTGGGAACACTGTCAAATTCCGCTGCCCAGCTGCAGGCAATCCCATGCCCACCATCAGCTGGCTCAAGGATGGACAGACCTTTCACGGGGAGAATCGCATTGGTGGCATTCGG CTGCGGCACCAGCATTGGAGCCTGGTGATGGAAAGTGTTGTGCCCTCTGACCGGGGCACCTACACCTGCATCGTGGAGAACTCCGTGGGCAGCATCCGCTACAGTTACCTGTTAGATGTGCTGG aGCGGTCCCCGCACCGGCCCATCCTGCAGGCGGGGCTCCCGGCCAACACTACGGCTGTGGCGGGCAGCGACGTGGAGCTGCTCTGCAAGGTGTACAGCGACGCACAGCCACACATCCAGTGGCTGAAGCACATTGTCATCAACGGCAGCAGCTTTGGTGCAGATGGTTTCCCCTACGTGCAAGTCCTAAAG actgCAGACATCAATAGCTCAGAGGTGGAGGTCCTGTACCTGCGGAACGTGTCTGCTGAGGATGCGGGCGAGTacacttgcctggctggcaacTCCATCGGCCTCTCTTACCAGTCAGCCTGGCTCACAGTGCTACCAG AGGAGGATGTCACGTGGACAGCAGTGACACCAGGAAGCAAGTACACAGACATCGTCCTGTATGCTTCGGGCGCCTTCATCTTGGCTGTGCTCTTACTGCTGGCTGGCCTGTGTCGGGGGCAGACCCTCCACGGCCGCCACCCACGCCAGCCTGCCACTGTGCAGAAGCTGTCTCGCTTCCCTTTGGCTCGTCAG TTCTCTCTGGAGTCTGGTTCCTCGGGCAAGTCAAGCTCATCCTTGGTGCGGGGTGTCCGGCTGTCCTCCACGGGTCCTCCCTTGCTGGCTGGCCTTGTGAACTTGGACCTTCCTCTGGACCCACTGTGGGAGTTCCCTCGGGACAG gctggtgctcggAAAGCCACTGGGTGAGGGCTGCTTTGGGCAGGTGGTTCGAGCAGAGGCCTTCGGGATGGACCCCGCCCAGCCAGACCAAACCAGCACTGTGGCTGTCAAGATGCTCAAAG ACAACGCCTCTGACAAGGACCTGGCAGACCTGGTCTCAGAGATGGAAGTTATGAAGCTGATTGGCcgacacaagaacatcatcaacctGCTGGGTGTCTGCACCCAGGAAG GGCCTCTGTATGTGATCGTGGAGTGTGCTGCCAAGGGAAATCTTCGCGAGTTCCTTCGGGCCCGGCGACCCCCAGGCCCTGACCTCAGCCCCGATGGGCCACGGAGCAGCGAGGGTCCCCTGgccttcccagccctggtctcCTGCGCCTACCAGGTGGCCAGGGGCATGCAGTACCTGGAGTCCCGCAAG TGCATCCACAGGGACCTGGCTGCCCGCAATGTGCTGGTGACCGAGGACAATGTAATGAAGATCGCCGACTTCGGGCTGGCCCGCGGCGTCCACCACATTGACTACTACAAGAAAACCAGCAAC ggccgcCTGCCTGTCAAGTGGATGGCGCCTGAGGCCTTATTTGACCGTGTATACACACACCAGAGTGACGT GTGGTCTTTCGGCATCCTGCTCTGGGAGATTTTCACTCTTGGGGGATCTCCGTACCCCGGCATCCCTGTGGAGGAGCTGTTCTCACTGCTTCGAGAAGGACATCGGATGGACCGGCCCCCCAACTGCCCCGCAGAGCT GTACGGGCTGATGCGTGAATGCTGGCATGCTGTACCGTCCCAGAGACCCACTTTCAAACAACTCGTGGAGGCCTTGGACAAAGTCCTGCTGGCTGTCTCTGAGGAG TACCTTGACCTGCGCCTGACCTTTGGCCCCTATGCCCCTTCCAGCGGGGATGCCAGCAGCACCTGCTCCTCCAGTGACTCTGTCTTCAGCCACGACCCCCTGCCACTCGGGCcagctcccttcccctttcccggGGTGCAGACAGGAACTGGGGCATGA
- the Fgfr4 gene encoding fibroblast growth factor receptor 4 isoform X1 translates to MQGLCQQKHSCSRNSFSPSPVLGRRSVGSPDWISRHTHQSIRKEMRLVLALLGVLLWAPGVLALALEASEETELEPCLASSLEKQEQELLVAVGQAVRLCCGQAERGGHWYKEGSRLAPAGRVRGWRGRLEIASFLPEDAGHYFCLARGSMTVLHNLTLLADVDSLTLSNDDEDPKAPEDSSNGHVYPQQAPYWTHPQRMEKKLHAVPAGNTVKFRCPAAGNPMPTISWLKDGQTFHGENRIGGIRLRHQHWSLVMESVVPSDRGTYTCIVENSVGSIRYSYLLDVLERSPHRPILQAGLPANTTAVAGSDVELLCKVYSDAQPHIQWLKHIVINGSSFGADGFPYVQVLKTADINSSEVEVLYLRNVSAEDAGEYTCLAGNSIGLSYQSAWLTVLPEEDVTWTAVTPGSKYTDIVLYASGAFILAVLLLLAGLCRGQTLHGRHPRQPATVQKLSRFPLARQFSLESGSSGKSSSSLVRGVRLSSTGPPLLAGLVNLDLPLDPLWEFPRDRLVLGKPLGEGCFGQVVRAEAFGMDPAQPDQTSTVAVKMLKDNASDKDLADLVSEMEVMKLIGRHKNIINLLGVCTQEGPLYVIVECAAKGNLREFLRARRPPGPDLSPDGPRSSEGPLAFPALVSCAYQVARGMQYLESRKCIHRDLAARNVLVTEDNVMKIADFGLARGVHHIDYYKKTSNGRLPVKWMAPEALFDRVYTHQSDVWSFGILLWEIFTLGGSPYPGIPVEELFSLLREGHRMDRPPNCPAELYGLMRECWHAVPSQRPTFKQLVEALDKVLLAVSEEYLDLRLTFGPYAPSSGDASSTCSSSDSVFSHDPLPLGPAPFPFPGVQTGTGA, encoded by the exons AGCCCTGCTTGGCCTCTAGTCTGGAGAAGCAAGAGCAGGAACTGCTGGTGGCTGTCGGACAAGCTGTGCGGCTGTGCTGTGGGCAGGCTGAGCGTGGTGGCCACTGGTACAAAGAGGGCAGTCGCTTGGCACCTGCTGGCCGGGTACGGGGCTGGAGGGGCCGCCTGGAGATTGCCAGCTTCCTGCCTGAGGATGCCGGCCACTACTTCTGCTTGGCCCGTGGGTCCATGACCGTCCTGCACAATCTCACCTTGCTTGCAGATG TAGACTCCTTGACCCTCAGCAATGATGATGAGGACCCAAAAGCCCCTGAGGACTCCTCAAACGGCCATGTCTACCCCCAGCAAG caccctACTGGACACACCCCCAGCGCATGGAGAAGAAACTGCACGCAGTGCCTGCTGGGAACACTGTCAAATTCCGCTGCCCAGCTGCAGGCAATCCCATGCCCACCATCAGCTGGCTCAAGGATGGACAGACCTTTCACGGGGAGAATCGCATTGGTGGCATTCGG CTGCGGCACCAGCATTGGAGCCTGGTGATGGAAAGTGTTGTGCCCTCTGACCGGGGCACCTACACCTGCATCGTGGAGAACTCCGTGGGCAGCATCCGCTACAGTTACCTGTTAGATGTGCTGG aGCGGTCCCCGCACCGGCCCATCCTGCAGGCGGGGCTCCCGGCCAACACTACGGCTGTGGCGGGCAGCGACGTGGAGCTGCTCTGCAAGGTGTACAGCGACGCACAGCCACACATCCAGTGGCTGAAGCACATTGTCATCAACGGCAGCAGCTTTGGTGCAGATGGTTTCCCCTACGTGCAAGTCCTAAAG actgCAGACATCAATAGCTCAGAGGTGGAGGTCCTGTACCTGCGGAACGTGTCTGCTGAGGATGCGGGCGAGTacacttgcctggctggcaacTCCATCGGCCTCTCTTACCAGTCAGCCTGGCTCACAGTGCTACCAG AGGAGGATGTCACGTGGACAGCAGTGACACCAGGAAGCAAGTACACAGACATCGTCCTGTATGCTTCGGGCGCCTTCATCTTGGCTGTGCTCTTACTGCTGGCTGGCCTGTGTCGGGGGCAGACCCTCCACGGCCGCCACCCACGCCAGCCTGCCACTGTGCAGAAGCTGTCTCGCTTCCCTTTGGCTCGTCAG TTCTCTCTGGAGTCTGGTTCCTCGGGCAAGTCAAGCTCATCCTTGGTGCGGGGTGTCCGGCTGTCCTCCACGGGTCCTCCCTTGCTGGCTGGCCTTGTGAACTTGGACCTTCCTCTGGACCCACTGTGGGAGTTCCCTCGGGACAG gctggtgctcggAAAGCCACTGGGTGAGGGCTGCTTTGGGCAGGTGGTTCGAGCAGAGGCCTTCGGGATGGACCCCGCCCAGCCAGACCAAACCAGCACTGTGGCTGTCAAGATGCTCAAAG ACAACGCCTCTGACAAGGACCTGGCAGACCTGGTCTCAGAGATGGAAGTTATGAAGCTGATTGGCcgacacaagaacatcatcaacctGCTGGGTGTCTGCACCCAGGAAG GGCCTCTGTATGTGATCGTGGAGTGTGCTGCCAAGGGAAATCTTCGCGAGTTCCTTCGGGCCCGGCGACCCCCAGGCCCTGACCTCAGCCCCGATGGGCCACGGAGCAGCGAGGGTCCCCTGgccttcccagccctggtctcCTGCGCCTACCAGGTGGCCAGGGGCATGCAGTACCTGGAGTCCCGCAAG TGCATCCACAGGGACCTGGCTGCCCGCAATGTGCTGGTGACCGAGGACAATGTAATGAAGATCGCCGACTTCGGGCTGGCCCGCGGCGTCCACCACATTGACTACTACAAGAAAACCAGCAAC ggccgcCTGCCTGTCAAGTGGATGGCGCCTGAGGCCTTATTTGACCGTGTATACACACACCAGAGTGACGT GTGGTCTTTCGGCATCCTGCTCTGGGAGATTTTCACTCTTGGGGGATCTCCGTACCCCGGCATCCCTGTGGAGGAGCTGTTCTCACTGCTTCGAGAAGGACATCGGATGGACCGGCCCCCCAACTGCCCCGCAGAGCT GTACGGGCTGATGCGTGAATGCTGGCATGCTGTACCGTCCCAGAGACCCACTTTCAAACAACTCGTGGAGGCCTTGGACAAAGTCCTGCTGGCTGTCTCTGAGGAG TACCTTGACCTGCGCCTGACCTTTGGCCCCTATGCCCCTTCCAGCGGGGATGCCAGCAGCACCTGCTCCTCCAGTGACTCTGTCTTCAGCCACGACCCCCTGCCACTCGGGCcagctcccttcccctttcccggGGTGCAGACAGGAACTGGGGCATGA